The following coding sequences lie in one Capnocytophaga stomatis genomic window:
- a CDS encoding winged helix-turn-helix domain-containing protein, with product MKNILQNINKAFDNRVRLGIMSVLMVNESADFNTLKELLNITDGNLASHTKALESEEYIIVEKKFIGRKTNTSYKATEKGRKAFKEHLDALEKIINQENTKL from the coding sequence GTGAAAAATATTCTTCAAAATATAAATAAGGCTTTTGACAATCGGGTAAGGTTGGGGATAATGTCCGTATTGATGGTCAATGAAAGTGCTGATTTTAATACACTTAAGGAATTACTCAATATTACCGACGGAAATCTTGCAAGCCATACAAAAGCTCTTGAAAGCGAGGAATATATAATAGTTGAGAAAAAGTTCATCGGGCGTAAGACCAACACAAGTTACAAAGCCACCGAAAAAGGAAGAAAAGCTTTTAAAGAACATTTAGATGCTTTGGAAAAGATTATAAATCAAGAAAATACGAAGCTTTAA